From Solibacillus sp. FSL W7-1464:
TTGCCTGTAACACCAATAGTGAAATTGCTCAGTTTGCGAATACAGTCATTGAAGTAAATACAGGTCCGGAAGTCATTGCCGGTTCAACAAGAATGAAGGCGGGTACTGCGCAAAAAATGGTTTTGAACATGCTGAGTACGGCATCGATGATTAAATACAATAAAGTGTACAGCAATATTATGATTGATGTACAGGCGACAAATGAGAAGTTACGTAGACGCGCCTTAACAATTTTGAGGAAATTCACAAATATAGATGATAATGAAGGAATGCGATTATTGGAAGAAACGGATTATAACATTCGCTTATCCATTGTTCATTACAAGTCAAATGCTTCAATAGAACAATGTAAGGAAGCGCTGATAAGTTCCAATCAACAAATCGATAAAGCCATCACGATACTTCTTAAGGAGGAATGAGTTATGTATGGAATTGGTGTAATGTCAGGTACTTCTCTGGATGGGTTGGACATCGTAATGATAGATTTAAAATTATATGATGAAAAGAAAGAGATACATATAGTAGCCAGTGATATGGTTGACTATGGGATTTACTTCAAAAGAAAGTTAAGTGAAATCTGTCATGAAAATACAGCCACTATATCTAAAATCACAATGATGAATGCTTATTTGGGGAAATTTATTGGGGAGCATATTAATAACTTCATTAATCGTCATAATATCGATAAAAATTTGATTTCATTTATCAGTTCACATGGTCAAACTATTTTTCATGTACCCTCAGGTGGAACAGAGTTTTATGAAGTGCCATCTACATTGCAGATTGGAGATATTTCATATATTTCGGAACTGACGGGACTACCCGTTATCGGTGATTTCAGAACTGCGGATATGGCGGCAGGCGGGCAGGGTGCCCCACTGTTATCTTATTTCGATATGGCTTTTCTTCAGGATAAAAACGCAGGGAGAGCTATTCAGAACATCGGCGGAATCGGTAATGTAACATACCTGCCTCCAAGTGGCAGTGATGATGTTATTTCATTTGATACAGGTCCGGGAAATGTTTTAATCGATAGAGCCGTTCAGATAATAACAGATGGACAGAAAAACTTTGACAATGATGGGGAAATTGCACGTAAGGGGAAGATTCAATATGAGATTATTGAAAAGTGGTTGGATCATTCTTATTATTCACTGCCATTGCCAAAAACAACGGGTAGAGAGCTCTATACCGAAGATTACCTAAATGACTGTTTAAAAATGATGGGAAATTGTTCTGATGAAGACCGTATTGCAACATTAACTGCTTATACAGTACAAACGATAAAACGAAGCTATGAAAGCTATCTGCCAATGGATGAGCTAAAGGAAATCTATATCAATGGTGGTGGAAGTCTAAACTCTTATTTAATGCAGCTTTTAAAAGAAGCTTTTCCTCAAATTAAGGTTTCCAGGCTAGATGAAATAGGTGTGCCTGGCGTGTGGAAAGAAGCGATTGCTTTTGCCATTTTCGGATATAACACAATGC
This genomic window contains:
- a CDS encoding anhydro-N-acetylmuramic acid kinase yields the protein MYGIGVMSGTSLDGLDIVMIDLKLYDEKKEIHIVASDMVDYGIYFKRKLSEICHENTATISKITMMNAYLGKFIGEHINNFINRHNIDKNLISFISSHGQTIFHVPSGGTEFYEVPSTLQIGDISYISELTGLPVIGDFRTADMAAGGQGAPLLSYFDMAFLQDKNAGRAIQNIGGIGNVTYLPPSGSDDVISFDTGPGNVLIDRAVQIITDGQKNFDNDGEIARKGKIQYEIIEKWLDHSYYSLPLPKTTGRELYTEDYLNDCLKMMGNCSDEDRIATLTAYTVQTIKRSYESYLPMDELKEIYINGGGSLNSYLMQLLKEAFPQIKVSRLDEIGVPGVWKEAIAFAIFGYNTMLGIPNQLPIATGAKKEVVMGKVAFSNGNPWKRFERLRGESSGESIIN